A single window of Zea mays cultivar B73 chromosome 10, Zm-B73-REFERENCE-NAM-5.0, whole genome shotgun sequence DNA harbors:
- the LOC103642454 gene encoding vacuolar sorting protein 18 produces the protein MEAGGGGQLFSVDPLERQAARGHGVVTSMAAGSDVIVLGTSRGWLVRHDFSFEDAHDLDLGSGRSGDHSVHRVFLDPGGKHCVATVVHPGGAETYYHHARWPRPKLLPRLRGLLVNAVAWNRQSITEASTKEVILGTESGQIFEMAVDEADKREKYVKPLFELTEQREGIKDLQMETAVVGNSTRYYVMAVTPTRLYSFTGIGSLETVFASYSDRAIHFMELPGEIPNSELHFFIKQRRAKHFGWLSGSGIYHGELNFGAQHSSTSGDENFVENKGFFDYSKLGDSGIKPRSFALSEFHFLLLIGDKIKVVNRISQQMVEELVVDDTPETSRGIIGLCSDPSTGLFYAYDESSIFQVSTSDEGCDMWQVYLDMNHYAAALSHCRNPFQRDQVYLVQADAAFAAKEYYIAASFYAKINYILSFEEISLKFISIGEQDALRTFLLRRLDNLTKEDKMQITMISTWATELYLDKINRLLLEDTTVTIINSVAEPNSSEYRSIVNEFRAFLSDSKDVLDEATTMKLLESYGRVDELVYFAGLKEQYEIVVHHYIQQGEARKALEVLQRRNVPVDLVYKFAPDLIMLDAYETVESWMMARNRLNPGKLIPAMMRYVSEPHAKNETHEVIKYLEFCVKDLNNVDPGVHNLLLSLYAKKEDESQLLQFLDTKFGKGQTNGPDFFYDPKYALRLCLQEKRMRACVRIYSMMSMHAEAVALALKVDLELAKAEADKVEDDEELRKKLWLKVAKHVIEQEKGVKRENIKKAIEFLSETNNLLKIEDILPFFPDFVLIDDFKEEICKSLKDYNSQIEQLKQEMDDATRGADNIRSDIGALAQRYTVIDREQDCGVCRRKILTVGGLHQVGRSYTSVGHMAPFYVFPCGHAFHANCLIGHVTRCSNQVQAERILDLQKRLSLMDRKAAKDNGASVNGEPITSTTPVDKLRSQLDDAVASECPFCGDLMIKEISQPFILPQESDEKASWEIKPQPTPQKILPMTMSI, from the exons TCTCGACCTCGGGAGCGGCCGTTCTGGCGACCACTCGGTGCACCGAGTGTTCCTGGATCCCGGCGGCAAGCACTGCGTCGCCACGGTAGTCCACCCCGGCGGCGCAGAGACGTACTACCACCACGCAAGGTGGCCGCGACCCAAGCTCCTCCCCCGCCTCCGGGGCCTCCTTGTCAATGCGGTCGCCTGGAACCGCCAGTCCATCACGGAAG CATCAACCAAGGAGGTTATCCTGGGTACTGAGAGCGGCCAAATCTTTGAGATGGCCGTGGACGAGGCTGACAAAAGGGAGAAGTATGTGAAGCCACTCTTCGAGCTCACTGAGCAAAGAGAAGGCATCAAGGACCTGCAG ATGGAGACTGCTGTGGTTGGAAATTCCACAAGATACTATGTGATGGCCGTCACTCCGACACGACTTTACTCTTTTACTGGCATTGGTTCACTAGAA ACTGTTTTTGCTAGTTATTCTGATCGGGCCATACACTTTATGGAGCTCCCAGGAGAGATACCTAATAG TGAACTACATTTCTTTATCAAACAAAGAAGGGCTAAACACTTTGGATGGCTTTCTGGATCTGGAATCTATCATGGTGAACTGAATTTTGGAGCACAACACAG CTCTACCAGTGGAGATGAGAACTTTGTGGAGAACAAGGGTTTTTTTGACTATTCAAAATTGGGGGATTCCGGAATTAAACCAAGGTCATTTGCATTGTCTGAATTCCATTTTCTGCTTCTGATTGGGGACAAGATTAAG GTAGTGAACAGAATAAGTCAGCAGATGGTGGAGGAACTTGTAGTTGATGATACACCTGAAACTTCAAGAGGAATAATTGGCCTCTGTAGTGATCCATCTACAGGACTTTtctatgcatatgatgaaagttCTATATTCCAG GTTTCCACTTCAGACGAGGGTTGTGACATGTGGCAAGTTTACTTGGATATGAATCATTATGCTGCTGCTTTATCCCATTGCCGTAATCCTTTCCAGCGTGATCAAGTCTACCTAGTTCAG GCTGATGCTGCATTTGCTGCAAAAGAGTATTACATAGCAGCATCCTTCTATGCAAAG ATAAATTACATCCTGTCGTTTGAGGAGATCAGCCTGAAATTTATATCAATAGGTGAGCAG GATGCTCTCAGAACTTTCTTATTGAGAAGGCTCGATAACCTCACCAAAGAGGACAAGATGCAGATTACGATGATCTCAACTTGGGCTACTGAGCTGTACTTAGACAAG ATTAATCGCCTCCTATTGGAGGATACCACTGTCACCATTATAAATTCAGTAGCAGAGCCTAATAGCTCTGAATATCGTTCGATAGTAAATGAATTCCGTGCTTTTCTTAGTGACAGCAAAGATGTATTAGATGAAGCAACAACAATGAAACTACTGGAAAG TTACGGAAGAGTGGATGAGCTTGTGTACTTTGCCGGTTTGAAGGAGCAGTATGAAATTGTAGTTCATCATTACATTCAG CAAGGAGAAGCAAGAAAAGCATTGGAAGTGCTTCAACGGCGCAATGTTCCTGTAGACCTTGTG TATAAATTTGCTCCAGATTTGATCATGTTAGATGCTTATGAGACTGTTGAATCATGGATGATGGCGAGAAACAGGTTGAATCCAGGGAAACTCATACCAGCAATGATGCGTTATGTGAGCGAACCACATGCAAA GAATGAAACACATGAAGTTATCAAATACTTGGAATTTTGTGTGAAAgatttgaacaatgtggaccctgGAGTGCATAATCTGTTGCTATCTCTATATGCCAAGAAG GAGGATGAATCCCAGCTTTTGCAATTTCTCGACACAAAATTTGGTAAAGGACAAACAAATGGCCCTGACTTCTTTTACGATCCAAAGTATGCTCTCCGCCTATGTCTTCAAGAGAAGAGAATGCGTGCTTGTGTTCGTATTTATAGCATGATGTCCATGCATGCGGAAGCTGTGGCACTTGCTTTGAAG GTGGATTTGGAACTTGCAAAGGCAGAAGCTGACAAAGTAGAAGACGATGAAGAGCTTAGGAAGAAGCTGTGGCTTAAGGTTGCTAAACATGTCATCGAGCAAGAGAAAGGTGTCAAGAGAGAGAATATAAAGAAAGCAATAGAATTCCTTTCGGAGACCAATAACTTGTTAAAGATTGAGGATATCTTACCATTCTTCCCAGACTTCGTATTGATTGACGATTTCAAA GAGGAAATATGCAAATCTCTGAAGGACTACAACAGCCAGATTGAGCAGCTCAAGCAGGAGATGGATGATGCCACACGTGGGGCAGATAATATCAGAAGTGATATTGGTGCCCTCGCTCAGAGATATACAGTAATTGACCGTGAGCAGGATTGTGGG GTTTGCCGGCGCAAAATATTGACTGTTGGAGGGTTGCACCAGGTAGGGAGAAGCTATACATCTGTTGGACACATGGCCCCCTTTTATGTGTTTCCCTGTGGACATGCCTTCCATGCAAATTGCTTGATTGGACATGTGACTCGTTGCAGTAACCAGGTGCAA GCTGAGAGAATATTGGACCTTCAGAAACGGCTTAGCTTGATGGACAGGAAAGCAGCAAAAGACAATGGGGCAAGTGTTAATGGCGAACCTATTACGAGCACAACCCCAGTTGATAAG CTGAGATCACAGTTGGATGATGCTGTAGCAAGCGAGTGCCCCTTCTGCGGTGATTTGATGATCAAGGAGATTTCACAGCCGTTCATTCTCCCCCAAGAGTCGGATGAAAAGGCATCATGGGAAATCAAACCTCAACCAACGCCTCAAAAGATTCTCCCGATGACCATGTCTATTTGA